A segment of the Echinicola strongylocentroti genome:
ACCTTCACTGTTTTTGGTGGATCAATAGGGAGCCACTAAGGCACCGGTTGTTCCGACAGCTGTGCTGCGGAACCAGGTAAATTTGAGTTTTTAACTCAATACCACGTACAACTGTCACGTTTTGGAGCTTGATTTATGTGTAACAACATAGTCACATAGGTCACCGTAGGGGGGTATGTATCTAATCAGTCTGTCAGTACCTTCACTGTTTTTGAGGATCAATAGCAAGCCACTAAGGCACCAAGACACTAAGTGTTTTGGAAAGTAATAGGCCAAGTACACGACAAATCACTATCCACCGCCTCTTTGTGACTTCCCGACTTTGTGGCCAAAAAAGTAAGCCACCAAGGCAACGGTTGTTCCGACAGCTGTGCTGCGGAACCAAATAAATTTGAGTTTTTAACTCAATACCACGTACAACTGTTATGTTTTGGAGCTTGATTTATGTGTAACAACATAGTCACATAGGTCACCGTAGGGGGATGTGCATCTAGTCATCCTGTCGGTACCTTCACTGTTTTTGGTGAATCAATAGGGAGCCACTAAGGCACCAAGACACTAAGTGTTTTGGAAAGTAATAGGCCAAGTACACGACAAATCACTATCCACCGCCTCTTTGTGACTTCCCGACTTTGTGGCCAAAAAAGTAAGCCACCAAGGCAACGGTTGTTCCGACAGCTGTGCTGCGGAACCAGGTAAATTTGAGTTTTTAACTCAATACCACGTACAACTGTTATGTTTTGGAGCTTGATTTATGTGTAACAACATAGTCACATAGGTCACCGTAGGGGGATGTGCATCTAGTCATCCTATCGGTACCTTCACTGTTTTTGGTGGATCAATAGCAAGCCACTAAGGCACCAAGACGCTAAGTATTTTGGAAAGTAATAGGCCAAGTACACGACAAATCACTATTCACCACCCCTTTGTGACTTCGCGACTTTGTGGCCAATTAAAAAAAAAATCAGCGAAAATCTGCTGAATCTGCGTTATCTGCGTGCCATTCAAAACAACCAGGTTATTTTTGAAGTGGGATGTTAGATGGAAATATGCATTAGCCTATCTACGCCATAGCATACAGGTATGGCGACCCGATCCGCCCTAAACGGACAAAATCGGTCATGTCAAAATGACTATCGATCGAAATAATAGACGGATTTCCGCTCAAACAATTTCCGGAAACGGTTTCCTGTCAGTGCGCTGAACCCTCCAATTACCATTCCTAAAAAGGCAGTGACCAACATCATTAACTCAGCACTGCCCATTCCCATGATTTCTGCCATTTGTCCCGGCAAGGCAGATGCGGTATGTACCGTTATCCAATAGGACATTCCCAACCAAGTAAGTCCCACTCCCAATGCTGCTGCAAAAAACACCTTTGCTCCTTTTCCACCAATGACTGCTCCCAGTACCGCCCAAACTAACATCATCATCCAGTAAGTAAGCCATGGCCCACATAAAAGAGTCACTATGATATATACTGCTAACCAAAGTATGAATTTCATATCAGTCTGTCGGTGTTAAAGTAGTGGTAAAAAGGGCATCGGCCGTGCTGGACTCAGCTCTGAAACTAAAATCAACGTATTCTCCTTCCGCCCAAGTTTCGATAAAATTATCGTAAAACTTACTTCCGGGGTTTCCTGATTGGCCGCCAGGATAAATCCCAAATGCCTTCACATCATTCCCTAATTCTACCAGCATCCTCCAGCTGGCCCCATGTCGCTCACTAGTGGCATTGATAATGCTCCTTCCTCCTCCTGTAAATATCCCTGCTCTACTGAATGATTTGAAGTTAGGCACCAAATGCTGTATCGTAGTGTTTTTATAGGCTGACCATGAGATGTTTTCCCCTTTCTCTTCTTTAAGGGCTTCCCAAGCTATCGCTGTTTCCTCAAAACTCTTCACTAAATGATCCACAGCATCCTCTTTTATCTCCGGAGTGCTGGCAAGGTCAAAAACACTATCCTGAGGGCTTTTCTTCATTATGGAAGTGGTGGTAAAATCATCCGGGTACACCACTGCCCCTCCTTCACTACCGAGCCATTTCCACACACTGTCCTTAAAGTGTCCCCACCAAATATCAAAGATCACTGGGCCTTTGGCATCAGGATCAGCATAAAAATCCCATTTACGCAAAATTCCCAACAATGCTTCGTTATGCTCACCTAAGATCATTGTCGTATCCTGTGTCAAATAATTGATCATCGGGGGCAATGCCTCCGCAGCATGGAGGTCATAATCGTCAAACTGCAAGGCTTTCATGTCTTCCAATGTGATGTTCTCCATTTCGCGCAGACGATCATTGATCCTCCTATTTCTATAATCTTCAAAACTATTATCAAAAATGTAATAGGGATAAGACTCCCCTACTGAGTATTGATTGGCTGAGCTGACAAACCCTCTATCAGGGTTCAGTGTAGCAGGGTTTTGGTCGAAGGGTATATAGTCACCCCATTCGAACAGGGGATTGTTTCCATCCATAAGGTATTTGCCCTGTTCTGGCCATTTTAAGGGGAACTTCCCTTGAACCTTCATGGCAATGTCCCCGTTTTTTGAAGCAAACACAAAATTCTGAGCTGGCGCTGTAAAGTGGTCCAGCGCCGAAAGGTAGTCGGCATGGTTCTTTGCCCTGTTCAGCCCTAAGAAAGTTCCTTGTTCGTTAGAGCCTTCATGGGCAGTCCATTTTAAGGCAAAATTCAACTTCTGACTGTTTGGATGAAAACTTTTGTCATAGACTACTGGCCCATAATGGGTATAGATTACCGTGTCCTGATGAGGGACATCGCCTTTGATTTGGATAGTCTCTACCCGGATGGAACTTTGTATCCATTGGTCATTATAAAGGTACTCCAACCGATTGTCGTCTTTAAACTCAATTGCGTACCAGTCCCTTACATCCCTTGTGGCATTGGTCACACCCCAAGCGATGTTCTCGTTAAATCCACTGATGACACCCAGTGCTCCAGGGAGTGATGCTCCTTTCACTGTAAAATCAGGCGTGCTAAGCTGTATGGCATACCAAAGACTCGGTAAATTAAGTCCCAAATGGGGGTCATTGGCCAAAATAGGACGGCCACTCTTGGTCTTACTTCCAGAAACTGCCCAGTTATTCGATCCCACTCCCGGCTCAGGTGAAGGGATAGGCTCGATGAGCAGGGACAGATCAGGATAGTCGATACTATCTGGCCGTACCACGTCAAGCGGTTCAAAATCCCATTGATGATCTGCTTCTATTACTGGATCGCCACTTGCTGGTCTATCAGGAAACAATCGATTGACCATCGTTTCTCCCAATTGCTTCCGTAAATTAGTGAATTCGATATCCTTGTCTCCCACCAACATATCAGCCATGTACTTCAACAGTAACACCGTCTTATAATTCGTCCAGTGCTCTGGCCTGTAATCCAGTATCTTGTACTCCACAGGTGTCTTGCTCATGTCCAATTGATCAATGTACTGATTGACCCCTTTGGTGTAAGCCGTTATTAAATCCAACGTGGCGGAATTATTTTCTTCGAGAAACTGGAGCCCCATTTCGGCCCCATATCCCAAGCCCTTTCGTCGTTGCATCCTATCAAAATCAAGCGCTGCACTTCCTATTATTTCAGAAATTCTTCCTGCAGCTGCCCTGGTCTGGAATTCCATTTGCCATAACCTGTGCTTGGCAGTGACATAGCCTTGGGCCATCATAAGGTCTGCCTCATTTTGGGCATAAATATGGGGAATAAGGTGGTTATCATAGATCACTTTGACGGGAGCACTGAGTCCGGTCACGCTTAATTCTTCTTCAGCCAGCTCATCTTCACTGTAAGCATTCTGCCAAAACCCATGGTAGGGATCCATCAAATAGCCCAAAGAAGGTATTTGGCCAAAATTCACGGACAACGCTACAGCCAAAACCAGCGAAATGATAAAAACAATTAAAAAACCAAAGTATTTCATAAAATAAGCTACTAAGAAGTAATATCGGGCAATAACTCCCGAATTTAAGCCTTAAAAATGTATTTCCAATTGAAAAAACCGCTTATCTTTTACCTTCCCGGAGTTTTTGAAAGAGAAGTCGTCAAACAGTACTGTTTTTGGACGCTACTATAAAAAGACAAAAGGCTCCATAATCTGAAGCCTTTTGATAAACCGAGGATTAATACACGAGGAAATCCATCATTGGATAGCAATCGGCAAGCGC
Coding sequences within it:
- a CDS encoding penicillin acylase family protein — its product is MKYFGFLIVFIISLVLAVALSVNFGQIPSLGYLMDPYHGFWQNAYSEDELAEEELSVTGLSAPVKVIYDNHLIPHIYAQNEADLMMAQGYVTAKHRLWQMEFQTRAAAGRISEIIGSAALDFDRMQRRKGLGYGAEMGLQFLEENNSATLDLITAYTKGVNQYIDQLDMSKTPVEYKILDYRPEHWTNYKTVLLLKYMADMLVGDKDIEFTNLRKQLGETMVNRLFPDRPASGDPVIEADHQWDFEPLDVVRPDSIDYPDLSLLIEPIPSPEPGVGSNNWAVSGSKTKSGRPILANDPHLGLNLPSLWYAIQLSTPDFTVKGASLPGALGVISGFNENIAWGVTNATRDVRDWYAIEFKDDNRLEYLYNDQWIQSSIRVETIQIKGDVPHQDTVIYTHYGPVVYDKSFHPNSQKLNFALKWTAHEGSNEQGTFLGLNRAKNHADYLSALDHFTAPAQNFVFASKNGDIAMKVQGKFPLKWPEQGKYLMDGNNPLFEWGDYIPFDQNPATLNPDRGFVSSANQYSVGESYPYYIFDNSFEDYRNRRINDRLREMENITLEDMKALQFDDYDLHAAEALPPMINYLTQDTTMILGEHNEALLGILRKWDFYADPDAKGPVIFDIWWGHFKDSVWKWLGSEGGAVVYPDDFTTTSIMKKSPQDSVFDLASTPEIKEDAVDHLVKSFEETAIAWEALKEEKGENISWSAYKNTTIQHLVPNFKSFSRAGIFTGGGRSIINATSERHGASWRMLVELGNDVKAFGIYPGGQSGNPGSKFYDNFIETWAEGEYVDFSFRAESSTADALFTTTLTPTD